Proteins encoded together in one Procambarus clarkii isolate CNS0578487 chromosome 71, FALCON_Pclarkii_2.0, whole genome shotgun sequence window:
- the LOC138356322 gene encoding uncharacterized protein — protein MFGRPVIDGRQDQPLPNLSVMNKLQRRPPRPDAVTNTSFSSRSSRATRGQQTGLWTGCFNMVVSPAVDSYWADCLRYTCSIQRRSEFRTSETNGKRSGSAAVVVSQQRLPRILSSARPGHKPRAVLSFIRWEQRHRDLRGLLAQALHDNRHFAEGYILNAIEADASEEMGEPLLWYPVAHFAKDLRLGLSRKESRGQDRKALGNNFTLLQDSYYEHAKLTLILEAGGMACGGRSSPQGSGGEWRVKHLLVLAYKALEDSTDPQLLDGWVRWSGAWEAYTHLRDKKLPVSTITLYVRESGSSSKAPPRVPKETFKYVVLLEVLTSSAGEQQQLRAATQRLRVERWSGYTGVYTLHTLHDFTDNFACSSSSISRVVGDIS, from the exons ATGTTTGGGAGACCCGTGATTGACGGTAGACAAGATCAACCTTTACCTAATCTGAGTGTGATGAACAAACTCCAGCGTCGCCCGCCGCGTCCTGacgccgtcaccaacaccagcttcagcagcaggagcagcagagcGACCCGCGGCCAGCAGACGGGGCTATGGACGGGATGCTTCAACATGGTCGTGTCCCCCGCCGTCGACTCCTACTGGGCCGACTGCCTCCGCTACACCTGCTCCATACAACGGAGGTCCGAGTTTAGGACCTCAGAAACCAACGGCAAAAG GAGTGGGTCTGCGGCCGTCGTGGTGTCCCAGCAGCGCCTCCCTCGAATTCTGTCGTCCGCTCGGCCCGGCCACAAGCCTCGCGCAGTGCTCTCTTTCATCAGGTGGGAGCAGCGACACAGGGACCTCCGAGGGCTCCTGGCGCAAGCCCTCCACGACAATCGACACTTCGCTGAGGGCTACATCCTCAACGCCATAGAGGCCGACGCTTCCGAGGAGATGGGCG AGCCGCTGCTGTGGTATCCGGTGGCTCACTTCGCTAAGGACTTGCGGTTGGGTTTGTCAAGGAAGGAGAGCCGAGGACAGGACAGGAAGGCCCTCGGCaacaatttcaccttgcttcaag ACAGCTACTACGAGCACGCTAAACTGACCCTAATCCTGGAGGCGGGAGGCATGGCGTGCGGTGGTCGCTCGTCGCCACAGGGGTCAGGAGGAGAGTGGCGGGTGAAACACCTGCTGGTGCTGGCCTACAAGGCCCTGGAGGACTCCACCGACCCCCAGTTGCTGGACGGCTGGGTGcgctggtcaggggcgtgggaggCCTATACTCACCTCAGGGACAAGAAGctccctgtctccaccatcactct GTACGTCAGAGAGAGTGGGAGCTCGTCGAAGGCGCCGCCGCGGGTGCCGAAGGAAACGTTCAAATACGTCGTGCTGCTGGAGGTGTTGACGTCGTCAGCCggcgagcagcagcagctgcggGCGGCGACGCAGCGGCTCCGTGTGGAACGTTGGAGCGGGTACACCGGCGTCTacaccctccacactctccaTGACTTCACCGATAACTtcgcctgcagcagcagcagcatcagcagagtCGTGGGAGATATCTCGTGA